From the genome of Streptomyces sp. V2I9:
TGGGACGGGGCGCGGCCGGCGCGGAGCATGTCGGCGTAGCAGCGTTCCAGGTGCCCCGGCTGGAGCTTGTCGATCCGGTGCTGACCGAGCCCGGGGACAATGTCGTTGCGGGTTTTGGACCAGTAGTCGTCCAGAGAGCGGGGCTTGAGCTTCAGGCTCGCGATGGTGGTCAGGTAGGTAGTCATCCACTGTTCGACGGTGGGCTTCCGTCCGGCGACGGGTGCCCGCCCCTCGTCGCGGAGCTTCTCCAACGCCCTTACCTTGCGCTTGACTTCGGGTTCGGACTTCGCGCGCCGGTGGCGCCGGTCAGGACTGCCGTCGTTCTTGGTGCCCATCGTGACGCGGCCGTGCCACCAGCCGTCGCTGCCGAGATAGATGGACGATTCGAGGTTGGCCTTACGGGGGCTCATCGTGCTCCTTGCGCGACGAAGCGCGGGCCGGAGGACGTCCTCCGGCCCGCGCTTCGGGTCGTGGTCAGTGAGAGGTGGTCTCCGACGGCATCCCGGCGACGAACGCCTTCAGCACGGCGACCTTGATGCGGCGGCAGCGGCCCTGCTTCACGTACTCCAGGGCTCCGTCGGCCATCAGCTCGTAGACGGTGGAGCGGCCGAGCCGGAGTGCTTCGGCGGCTTCCTCGGGGGTGTAGAGAAGGGGCTCGACGACTCGCGTGGCGGGGTTCAACGGAACATGCCTCCTCGGCGGCGGCCTGGACTGGGGGATAGGTACGGGGAGAGCTGCGAGGCCCGTACCTGTCCTAGGTGCGGATTTCTGCGTCATTGCGTCATCAGCGTCATTCGGCCTTCTGAGCTGCTGTTTCGTGTGACGCAGCGGTGTGGGTGTGCGTCATCGGCGCGTCATGGGCTGCGTCACGGAGGTGACGCAGATGACGCAGGATGACGCAGGCGCGGCCGTCTGCGTCATGCTCGAAGTTGCAGGTCAGGGGCTGCTTTCTGAGCTGTATGACGCAGATGACGCAGCGTCTTCCCTCTTAGGACAAAAGAGGGGGGTGTCTGTTGTAGTGCGCGGCTCAGAGCGTGAAGAAGGAGCCGCGGGGCGGCACGACCTTGGTGCGGCGTTGCCGCCGAACAGCAAGAGGAGCACGTCACGCCGGGTGCTCCTCTTGCTTGTCGAGCGAGCGTGGCGGCGGGTCAGAACGCTGGCCGCTGCTCGTGTGCGGCGGGGGCGGTCTTGCGGGCCATTTCGAGGTAGCGGCCCTCGCTGGTGCGGCCGGTGTCGATGAGGACGCCGCGCGCGGCCAGGGTGGGTTGGAGGCGCTTGAGCCGGTCGGAGAGGACCTTGCCGGTCGTCGGCCACCCTTTGGGCAGAGGGCGCAGTTCGTCACCGCTGTAGAGGCGGCTGAGGGCGTGCAGCCATTCGGTGGACGTCATGCGCTGCTCGCCGCCGGGGTCGATGGTGTCGGCGTGCTGGAGGACGGTCTGCGCGAGGAGGTCGCCCTCGATCACGTCGTCGTTCAGGTCGTCCAGGCTCGCCCGGTACGCGGGCAGCGCCCCGAGACCCGTGGCGACGTCGAGCTGCGCGCAGAGGTGGGCGAAGTCCGCCATCCGTAGATCGGTGGGTGTCTCGGCTTTGGCCGCGCGGACTTTGACCGCGAGGTCGAGGAGGGAGCCGAGGACGACGGGCAGGACCTCTTCGTACTCCGTCCAGAGTTCCGCTTCGGTCCGTCTCACCCGGGGCCGCTCCAGACGCAGGGGAAGGAGCCGTTCGGCGAGGTCCGGGCGGATGACGCCGACGTCGATCCCGGTGAGGAGCATGGGGCGGCGGTAGCGGGCGCGGTGGACGTCTCCGTCGGTGAACAGGGCGCGCTTGACGCTCTCGGCTCCGGTGACGATGCAGCACATGGCGTCGGACAGGTCCGGCGTCATGTGGGAGAGGTTGTCGAGAGCGGTGACCCACCCGGCGGCCACAGCAGCGATCAAGTTCTCCTCATCCTTCGGAGCCCGCCGAAGGTCGCCGCTCATGCCCTCGATGATCCGCACGAGCATCCGCCCGCCCGTCGACTTTCCCGCGCCCTGGGGGCCGGTGAGGAAGGGGGCGGGGACGGGGACGTTGGGGCCGAGGCAGCCGAGGAGCCAGGCGATGGCGAGGCATTCGGTTTCGGCGTTGGCGAAGTTGCACAGCCGCATCAGGAGGTCGATGCCCTTGCCGTTGGTGTCTTTGGCCGGCAGGGGGAGTTCCCCGGTGAGCTGGGTGCGCCGCCAGCACACCTCCCGCGGGTCGGGAACCGTGATCTCCCACCCGGTGGGGTGGATGCGGACGGACTGCCCGTCGGCGCGGCCGAGGTCGAGCCAGGTGGCTCCGTCGAAGCCGGGGGCGACGCGGATGTGGACGGCTTGGGTGTCCTCGGTCAGCGCGAGCGCCTCGATGAGGCCGAGGGCTTCCTTGAGCGAGGTGCCGTTGAAGACGCCGACCTCGTCGCGGAACATGCCGACCATGAGTTCCTGCCGGTGGCTGCCGGTGGTGCCCTGTGAGCGGATCGGCCGGGCGACGGGGTGGTTGTTGCGCTGGGCGTAGACGGTGCCGTCGGCGGTGCGGAAGTACCGGAAGTGGGACTGCGCGTATTCGGTGATGACTTCACGTGCCGGGGTCTTCTCATCCTCGGACATGACTCACATCCCCAATGCCGTGCGGGCGTTGGCCCATGCGTCGGTGCAGTGGCGGGGGCTCTCGCCCTTGGTCTGCGCGGCGGCGAACAGCCGGGCCATGTGGGTCTCGGTGAGGCAGCCGCACCGGCCGTGCTTGGACAGCACAGCGAGGAACGTGCGGTACACCGTGGCGTGCACGCCGCTCGTCGCCCCGGTGATCTGCTGTTCCGCCATCGCGATGCCGCGCTCCAGATAGGCGGGGCTGCGGTGACGGCACTCCCCGCCCCCGGCCGGTACGGGCACGGTGACGGGCCGGATGGGCGACGGCTTCCTGACGACCAGAGCCTGCACCGCGTCGGGCAGGGCGGTCATGGTGCCGTTGCCCTGGCCGAGCCAACGGGCGTAGGACATGGCCGACTTGATGTCGACGCCGTCGCGGACCGCGTTCGCGGACTGCATCGCGCCCCGGTAGATCCAGTGCTCGCCCCGGGTCGTCGCCACGGTGCGGGTGGAGGGGAGCGTGCGGCGGGCCCAGGCGATGGCGTCGGCGTGGTCGAGGTCGACGACGGTGACCCCGGCTTCGCCGGGGCAGAACGCTACTGCTTCGGCCTGCCGCCACGCAGTCGCCCAATCGGGCGAATCGATGGTCGCGGGGTTGACGGTGGCGGCGGCCCATCCGTGGCAGGGGCGGGGGCACTGGCAGGGGCCGGGAGTCTTCATGTTCGGCCGGCCGCCGCAGGCGTTGTCGCGGCAGGACAGGCAGTTCCCGAACGGGATCTTCCCCGCCCGCAGCGGCAGGACCGGCACACCGGTCGCGGCGAGTGCCAGGGCGGTGGTGAGGTGGGCACCTCGGTCCTGGTCTCGCGGGATGGTGGTGGGGTGCGTCATGCTGGGTGTCTCCAGTTCTGTTGAGGGCTGGGAGACAAGGGCGGCCCTGATCTTTTGCCGAGACGGGGGCCGCCCTTGGCGTAGCTACTGGTTGTTCTTGTGCCAGATCGCGAACTCCTGGCGGACGTAACCGCGGGGGTCGCGGGCGCTCTCCGGGTGATCCGGGGCGTACGGTCCGTCGGCGTGGCCGGAGGGCCCGAGCCCGGCAGCGCTGTCGAGGTCCATGAGGCGGCGGGCGGCCTCAGTGGCGGCCTGGGCCGCGTCGCCGGGGGCGTCCTCGCGTTCGTCGGCGAGGGCGATGCGGTCCAGGAGGGCCGCCTTGCGGAGCCAGAACTCACGCCCCAGATCCGTGTACAACGGCCTTTCCGCTGCTGCCCGTGTGGTCCAGCCGATCTCCCGGATGATGCTCGGGGCGTGTGTGTAGGCCTGCTCGGGGGTGGGCCAGGGGTTGGCGTCGCGGAGGTCGGCGGTGATGTAGAGGCGCTCGCCCCCGGAGGTGAGGGAGAAGTTGCTGCGGACGCGGCCGATGGTGAACTGGGACCGCAGGCCGCTGACGACGGCCTCGCGGTCGGCGGCCTCGCAGATGACGCGGATCTCGAACACGGCTCAGTGCTCCTTGGTGATGTCGACGGCGGGAAGCTCGGGGAGCCCGGCCCGGGTGATGGCCTGCGGGTCGTAGCCGGGCAGGGTGGCGCGGGTGATGAGCGCGGTGGCGAGCTGCTCGGCATACGCGGCCCCGGCCCGGGCCACCTCGATCTCGGCTCCGGCGCGCAGGGCTTCGACGCGCTCCACGTGGGCGTGGTCCTCGCGCCGGACCTCGGTCTGCCGGTGGTGGGCGAGGGTGGTTCGGCGGTCGGTGCGCCAGTAGCGGGCGGCGA
Proteins encoded in this window:
- a CDS encoding helix-turn-helix domain-containing protein; this translates as MNPATRVVEPLLYTPEEAAEALRLGRSTVYELMADGALEYVKQGRCRRIKVAVLKAFVAGMPSETTSH
- a CDS encoding ATP-binding protein, translating into MSEDEKTPAREVITEYAQSHFRYFRTADGTVYAQRNNHPVARPIRSQGTTGSHRQELMVGMFRDEVGVFNGTSLKEALGLIEALALTEDTQAVHIRVAPGFDGATWLDLGRADGQSVRIHPTGWEITVPDPREVCWRRTQLTGELPLPAKDTNGKGIDLLMRLCNFANAETECLAIAWLLGCLGPNVPVPAPFLTGPQGAGKSTGGRMLVRIIEGMSGDLRRAPKDEENLIAAVAAGWVTALDNLSHMTPDLSDAMCCIVTGAESVKRALFTDGDVHRARYRRPMLLTGIDVGVIRPDLAERLLPLRLERPRVRRTEAELWTEYEEVLPVVLGSLLDLAVKVRAAKAETPTDLRMADFAHLCAQLDVATGLGALPAYRASLDDLNDDVIEGDLLAQTVLQHADTIDPGGEQRMTSTEWLHALSRLYSGDELRPLPKGWPTTGKVLSDRLKRLQPTLAARGVLIDTGRTSEGRYLEMARKTAPAAHEQRPAF
- a CDS encoding bifunctional DNA primase/polymerase; this encodes MTHPTTIPRDQDRGAHLTTALALAATGVPVLPLRAGKIPFGNCLSCRDNACGGRPNMKTPGPCQCPRPCHGWAAATVNPATIDSPDWATAWRQAEAVAFCPGEAGVTVVDLDHADAIAWARRTLPSTRTVATTRGEHWIYRGAMQSANAVRDGVDIKSAMSYARWLGQGNGTMTALPDAVQALVVRKPSPIRPVTVPVPAGGGECRHRSPAYLERGIAMAEQQITGATSGVHATVYRTFLAVLSKHGRCGCLTETHMARLFAAAQTKGESPRHCTDAWANARTALGM